One window from the genome of Desulfobotulus pelophilus encodes:
- a CDS encoding sugar phosphate nucleotidyltransferase produces MRAILLAAGRGTRLRPHTEILPKPLFPSGGIPIIDRLIHHLAEQGIQSILINTHHLAPLLESHLIRTPWPIPVFFRRERVLLDTGGSIANMRNFFTEQTMLVMNADIDTDFELAPFLNFHEQNQALASLALMPSADMAHVAVCTERVTGFRDDPVPENCQRMAFTGIQLLSPEALVFFTKDRTFSSIEAYRMMIRAGKAPHAFTLPPSTRWSDLGSPDRFTEAALQQLFRRLKQTPPSSQTSLSGDGSDRRWIRACWPDNESVIIADHGIQGLSRPSEAQAFAAMGRHLKASGIPVPQMLGWDLFAGLIVTEDLGDERLHDRILSSGTDAALPFYEKILCLFPAMKKALTGFIPEMGFTFPAYDKTLILKRECAYFQAAFLEDLLGLQPLPHGLDEAFSHLADQTLAFSCNGLIHRDLQSRNIMIRGEDIRLIDFQGAMQGPLQYDLAALLLDPYAGLSPIMRHHLLDKAVSLMAAEGVCPEFFRKGYGYAAICRNLQMLGAFSFLWKEKKKPFFKTFILPALQTLMEQKAFHDKTLLPIQKAAHAAMERIASLHQNF; encoded by the coding sequence ATGCGCGCCATTCTTCTTGCTGCAGGCCGTGGAACCCGGCTCAGACCCCATACGGAGATCCTTCCCAAACCCCTCTTTCCTTCCGGCGGCATCCCCATCATCGACCGGCTTATCCATCATCTGGCGGAACAGGGTATACAAAGCATCCTCATCAATACCCACCACCTCGCCCCTCTGCTGGAAAGTCATCTGATCCGGACACCCTGGCCCATCCCCGTTTTTTTTCGCAGAGAAAGAGTGCTTCTCGATACGGGAGGTTCCATTGCCAATATGAGGAATTTTTTCACTGAGCAGACCATGCTCGTAATGAATGCAGATATCGATACGGACTTTGAGCTGGCCCCTTTTCTGAATTTTCATGAGCAAAACCAAGCTCTGGCAAGTCTTGCTCTCATGCCATCGGCCGATATGGCCCATGTGGCCGTATGCACGGAAAGGGTTACAGGCTTCCGGGATGACCCCGTTCCAGAAAATTGCCAGCGAATGGCGTTTACCGGGATCCAGCTACTGTCTCCCGAAGCACTTGTTTTTTTTACCAAAGACCGGACCTTCTCTTCCATTGAGGCTTACAGAATGATGATCCGGGCAGGAAAAGCGCCCCACGCCTTCACCCTCCCCCCATCAACCCGCTGGTCGGATCTGGGTTCTCCCGACCGTTTCACGGAAGCTGCTTTGCAGCAACTTTTCCGCCGCCTGAAACAGACTCCGCCCTCCTCACAAACGTCCCTGTCCGGTGACGGATCCGACCGCCGGTGGATTCGGGCCTGCTGGCCTGACAATGAAAGCGTTATCATTGCCGACCACGGCATCCAGGGACTCAGCCGACCCTCTGAAGCCCAGGCCTTTGCAGCCATGGGCCGCCACCTCAAAGCCTCCGGCATCCCCGTGCCACAGATGCTGGGGTGGGATCTTTTCGCCGGCCTTATCGTAACGGAAGATCTGGGGGATGAACGGCTGCATGACCGGATCCTTTCTTCCGGAACGGATGCGGCCCTTCCCTTTTATGAAAAAATACTTTGCCTTTTTCCTGCTATGAAAAAAGCCCTCACAGGCTTTATTCCAGAAATGGGCTTCACCTTTCCTGCCTATGACAAAACACTCATCCTCAAGAGGGAGTGTGCATACTTTCAAGCAGCCTTTCTCGAAGACCTTCTAGGACTCCAGCCCCTTCCCCATGGACTGGATGAGGCCTTTTCCCATCTGGCAGACCAGACCCTTGCCTTCTCCTGCAACGGCCTCATACACAGGGACCTGCAAAGTCGCAATATCATGATCCGTGGAGAGGATATCCGCCTCATTGATTTTCAGGGGGCCATGCAGGGACCCTTACAGTATGATCTTGCCGCTCTTCTGCTGGACCCTTATGCAGGGCTTTCACCAATCATGCGCCACCACCTGCTGGATAAGGCCGTAAGCCTGATGGCAGCCGAAGGGGTATGTCCTGAATTCTTCCGAAAAGGATACGGGTATGCAGCCATCTGTCGCAACCTTCAGATGCTCGGCGCCTTTTCATTTTTGTGGAAAGAAAAAAAGAAACCTTTTTTCAAAACCTTCATACTCCCGGCCCTACAGACGCTGATGGAGCAGAAAGCCTTCCACGACAAAACACTTCTTCCCATACAAAAAGCTGCGCATGCCGCCATGGAACGCATTGCCTCCCTGCACCAGAACTTCTGA
- a CDS encoding 1-acyl-sn-glycerol-3-phosphate acyltransferase, producing MPETPDPEKKTKPAFSFRIWAYRQMDNDNEPYAAALSPKTGWLSTLVFRFFFRNITTGPELKETTDRLPDDAILIYATPRRSSLEFLFSWFRYAKLGMPAPRIGLDYRVFFFQPFFRTLRILTAQTLYFLRHFRMADPYEKGFYRNRLRQGHTGFLYLSSKKGFERRFLKSRTDSIAHLLDMQKSGKEPIYILPQTLFFGINPHRDTPSILDILFGSAEEPGKIRRLITLIRKNNSKVFVDFSDPVCLREFLLEPEVQGLSSENQALLLRRRLHEIFTLHRQSITGPVLKKRAELIESILTSKKVQQILEEEVNETGKSLQSVRKKAKDYLDEIAANYSMGWIKTYDIVLTWMLKNIFEGISVDQEGLAKVRKAAKKGPLILVPCHKSHLDYLILSYLFHHNKMPCPHIAAGKNLSFWPLGPIFRGGGAFFLRRTFKGDRLYSRIFSSYVEKLLSEGFNLEFFIEGGRSRTGKLLSPKMGLLSQTLNAYGQAVSPELSIVPISIGYDRVLEEKSYLHELGGGEKKPESMGELVKARKSLKVRYGKVYVNFDSPISLNQYFSSRNLHAANLDKETHQAICTDLAYRCIHAINQVSVATPYGIVAGGLLNLFQPTIPYSRLQEVMEAYLSYLYHMNTRMADTLQVNPDYALRQVTEAFIQRGFVDSGNPENNEDLRIVLNESKRPILDYYKNNVISFFIPAAYTALAILEKDALQFTSSDLHLTYAELTEFFSDEFFQDPDRSAEVLVRKNLKAFIDDAILVPHPTLPDTYNVTASGLRKLKLFAAFLLTYLESYWVVLNFFMRYPGDSVEPKNRLKKIQSMGQRMSKRGEVNRIEALSGVNYKNGLAFFLRCGLSGSEDKESIARHADRIQHYINLIVT from the coding sequence ATGCCTGAAACTCCTGATCCAGAAAAGAAAACAAAACCTGCCTTTTCCTTCCGCATATGGGCTTACCGCCAGATGGACAACGACAATGAGCCCTATGCCGCAGCCCTGTCCCCAAAAACCGGATGGTTGTCGACTCTCGTCTTCCGCTTTTTCTTTCGCAATATCACCACCGGCCCTGAGCTCAAGGAAACCACGGACAGGCTTCCTGATGATGCCATCCTGATTTATGCGACCCCCAGACGCAGCTCGCTGGAATTTCTGTTCTCATGGTTTCGCTATGCAAAACTGGGAATGCCTGCGCCCCGCATTGGCCTCGATTACAGGGTATTCTTTTTTCAGCCATTTTTCAGGACGCTGCGCATACTGACAGCGCAGACCCTTTATTTCCTGAGACATTTTCGAATGGCAGACCCCTATGAAAAGGGCTTTTACCGCAACCGCCTCAGGCAAGGACATACGGGCTTTCTCTACCTCTCCAGTAAAAAGGGATTTGAACGCCGTTTCCTGAAATCCCGAACGGACTCCATTGCTCACCTCCTTGATATGCAGAAAAGCGGCAAAGAACCCATCTACATTCTTCCTCAGACACTGTTCTTCGGCATTAACCCCCACAGGGACACACCCTCCATTCTCGACATTCTGTTCGGTTCTGCGGAAGAACCCGGTAAAATACGGCGCCTCATCACTCTTATCCGCAAAAACAACAGCAAGGTTTTTGTCGATTTTTCCGATCCTGTCTGCCTGAGGGAATTCCTTCTTGAACCAGAGGTTCAGGGCCTTTCCTCTGAAAACCAGGCCCTGCTTCTCCGGCGCAGGCTTCACGAAATATTCACCCTGCACCGCCAGAGCATTACCGGGCCTGTTCTTAAAAAAAGAGCAGAACTCATAGAATCCATTCTGACCAGCAAAAAAGTACAGCAGATTCTGGAAGAAGAGGTCAATGAGACAGGCAAAAGCCTGCAGAGCGTAAGAAAAAAAGCCAAGGATTACCTAGACGAAATTGCCGCCAACTATTCCATGGGCTGGATCAAAACCTATGATATCGTCCTGACCTGGATGCTCAAAAACATATTTGAAGGCATATCCGTTGACCAGGAAGGACTGGCCAAAGTCAGAAAAGCAGCAAAAAAAGGTCCCCTGATCCTGGTACCCTGCCATAAAAGTCACCTGGACTACCTTATCCTTTCCTATCTCTTCCATCATAACAAAATGCCCTGCCCCCATATTGCCGCAGGCAAAAACTTAAGTTTCTGGCCTCTGGGTCCTATTTTCCGAGGAGGCGGGGCTTTTTTTCTCCGGCGTACGTTCAAAGGCGACCGGCTTTATTCCCGTATATTTTCTTCCTATGTGGAAAAACTGCTCTCCGAGGGTTTCAATCTTGAATTTTTCATTGAAGGCGGCCGCAGCCGGACGGGCAAGCTTTTGTCTCCCAAAATGGGCCTTCTCTCCCAGACACTGAATGCCTATGGTCAAGCTGTGTCACCGGAGCTCTCCATCGTTCCCATATCCATAGGGTATGACCGTGTCCTTGAAGAAAAATCCTATCTTCATGAGCTGGGAGGGGGAGAGAAAAAGCCGGAAAGCATGGGAGAACTGGTCAAAGCACGAAAATCCCTGAAGGTCCGCTACGGAAAAGTCTACGTCAACTTTGACAGCCCCATTTCCTTAAACCAGTATTTTTCATCCAGAAATCTGCATGCAGCAAACCTGGACAAAGAAACCCATCAGGCAATTTGCACAGACCTTGCCTACCGGTGCATCCATGCCATCAATCAGGTAAGCGTGGCCACACCCTACGGGATTGTGGCCGGAGGCCTTCTCAACCTGTTTCAGCCCACCATTCCGTACTCCCGCCTTCAGGAAGTTATGGAGGCCTACCTTTCCTATCTCTACCATATGAATACCCGCATGGCTGACACCCTGCAGGTCAATCCGGACTATGCCCTGAGACAGGTAACGGAGGCCTTCATTCAGCGCGGCTTTGTGGACTCTGGCAATCCCGAGAACAACGAAGATCTGCGTATTGTTCTGAACGAAAGCAAGCGCCCCATACTGGACTACTACAAAAACAATGTTATTTCCTTTTTTATTCCAGCCGCCTACACAGCACTGGCCATACTGGAAAAGGATGCCCTGCAGTTCACATCCTCGGATCTGCACCTTACCTATGCGGAACTGACAGAGTTCTTCAGTGATGAATTTTTTCAGGATCCGGACCGCAGCGCAGAAGTGCTTGTACGTAAAAACCTGAAAGCATTTATTGATGATGCCATTCTGGTCCCCCACCCCACCCTGCCGGACACCTACAATGTAACAGCTTCCGGACTGCGAAAACTGAAACTCTTTGCAGCCTTTCTGCTTACCTATCTGGAATCCTACTGGGTGGTTCTCAATTTCTTCATGCGCTATCCCGGAGACTCTGTGGAACCCAAAAACAGACTGAAAAAAATCCAGTCCATGGGGCAGCGTATGAGCAAGAGGGGGGAAGTCAACCGCATAGAAGCCCTTTCCGGCGTCAACTATAAAAACGGCCTTGCCTTTTTCCTGCGCTGCGGACTCAGCGGCTCCGAGGATAAAGAATCCATTGCACGCCACGCAGACCGCATACAGCACTACATTAATCTCATTGTAACCTGA
- a CDS encoding response regulator: MSRPLEVLVVDDSALIRKLIREELQFAGYRVSEACNGFEALARAAEPPPPDLITLDIDMPGFGGFETFRKLQEEHYRRFFTHVEDSRIPIIFVTANDTLDVRQKGFSLGAADFITKPFRKGELKAAVESILKPPQPMAGLRALVVDDSDTARAIVAENLRREGLQVSEAEDGQAACDILTDLNWTMDIVVTDLVMPRMDGIALCREARRQKNLEDTPFIFLTALADQKELLKIFAAGGTDYLVKPFFKEEFLARVNVHLERTLLTRKLRKTIADLEVNQVAKERQQKLEGALGMAATICHELNQPLQKISGYAELLKSQAVVRSREDLYADHVLQAVQDMGALTRRLMTLTQYRTRAYPGGESLLHLDSEGPSG; encoded by the coding sequence ATGTCCCGTCCTCTTGAAGTACTTGTGGTGGATGACAGTGCCCTGATCCGGAAGCTTATCCGGGAAGAGTTGCAGTTTGCCGGATACAGGGTGAGTGAGGCGTGTAATGGTTTTGAAGCCCTTGCCCGTGCCGCGGAGCCACCCCCGCCGGATCTGATTACCCTTGATATTGATATGCCCGGTTTTGGTGGTTTTGAAACCTTCCGTAAACTCCAGGAAGAACATTACCGCCGCTTTTTTACCCATGTGGAAGATTCCCGCATACCTATTATTTTTGTTACGGCCAATGACACCCTGGATGTTCGTCAGAAAGGGTTTTCTCTGGGAGCCGCCGATTTTATCACCAAGCCTTTTCGGAAGGGCGAGCTGAAAGCGGCTGTTGAATCCATACTGAAGCCTCCCCAGCCCATGGCCGGTCTCAGGGCATTGGTTGTGGATGACAGCGATACAGCCAGGGCCATCGTGGCGGAAAATCTGCGACGTGAGGGTCTGCAGGTTTCGGAAGCAGAAGACGGGCAGGCTGCCTGCGATATTCTGACGGATCTCAACTGGACCATGGATATTGTGGTCACCGACCTTGTCATGCCGAGGATGGACGGTATAGCCCTGTGCCGTGAGGCCCGCCGACAGAAGAATCTGGAGGATACTCCTTTTATTTTTCTGACGGCCCTTGCGGATCAGAAAGAGCTTTTGAAGATTTTTGCAGCGGGTGGTACGGATTATCTTGTTAAGCCTTTTTTCAAGGAAGAATTCCTTGCCCGGGTCAATGTGCATTTGGAGCGGACTCTTCTTACGCGCAAGCTGCGTAAAACCATTGCCGATCTTGAAGTGAACCAGGTGGCAAAGGAGCGACAGCAAAAGCTGGAAGGAGCTCTGGGCATGGCCGCTACGATCTGCCATGAGCTGAATCAGCCTCTTCAGAAAATCAGCGGTTATGCCGAACTTCTGAAGTCACAGGCCGTAGTACGCAGCAGGGAGGATCTGTATGCGGATCATGTTCTGCAGGCTGTACAGGATATGGGAGCACTGACGCGCAGGCTGATGACACTGACACAGTACCGGACCCGTGCCTATCCTGGGGGGGAAAGTCTTCTCCATCTGGACTCAGAGGGTCCTTCGGGTTGA
- a CDS encoding heavy metal translocating P-type ATPase, whose protein sequence is MRKIRLPVMGMHCVNCANGVEKAVVALDGVQTARVNLASELLDAEVDEEKVSAGDIAEAVRKAGFQIPEASLRIPVMGMHCVNCANGVEKALKGVAGVMDARVNFALEEAQVRYLPGETGASVLMEAIRKAGFTPVMDEENGPDADDVETSAREADVADQKKKFLVGAFFTLPLFILSMGRDFDLMGAWSHGVWVNYFLWFLATPVMFYTGLDYFRGGWQSLKNKSANMDVLVSMGTSVAYGYSVCVILFSSLDGHVYFETAAVIITLIKFGKLLESRTRGKSGEAIRKLMDLSPKMAIRLEKGREVEVAVSAIRKGDRLVLRPGSLVPVDGIVEEGLSSVDEAMLTGESIPVDKKPGDGLTGGTVNHDGHLVFIAERVGAETVLAGIIRMVREAQGSRTRVQALADRVAAVFVPAVVMVALFTFAVWWLASGDGVEAMVRLVAVLVIACPCALGLATPTAVMAGTGRAAENGILFKNGMALEDAAEVQTVVFDKTGTLTYGKPEVTDILSVSEEMSEDDILALAAAVEKGSEHPVGRAVVNRAEKQGLSFPDVSAFTSVGGAGVKAVAAGRSAAIGRPDWLRDTGVSTESGTEAIKELRKAGKTVLGLAVEGRLAGLIAVADTPRPEAPSVISGLKAMGMHTVLMTGDTPESAGAVAAFCGIGEVLSEVRPEGKAGAIKLLQAGGRRVAMVGDGINDAPALAAADLGIAMGSGTDVAMETGDVVLAGGRLSQVPMVFRIGRASLRVIRQNLFWAFCYNVLLIPIAAGVLASFTLLPMMLRHLDPMAAALAMALSSLTVVNNSLRLYRSRSLIR, encoded by the coding sequence ATGAGGAAAATACGGTTGCCCGTCATGGGCATGCATTGTGTGAACTGCGCCAATGGTGTGGAAAAAGCGGTTGTTGCCCTGGACGGCGTCCAGACGGCCCGCGTGAATTTAGCTTCGGAGTTGCTGGATGCCGAAGTGGATGAAGAAAAGGTTTCTGCAGGGGATATTGCCGAAGCCGTACGAAAGGCCGGATTTCAGATTCCCGAAGCAAGTCTTCGTATTCCTGTCATGGGCATGCATTGTGTGAACTGTGCCAATGGTGTGGAAAAGGCGCTGAAGGGGGTGGCGGGTGTGATGGATGCCCGTGTCAATTTCGCCCTTGAAGAAGCACAGGTCCGATACCTGCCCGGAGAGACCGGAGCGTCTGTTCTGATGGAGGCCATACGTAAAGCAGGTTTTACTCCGGTCATGGATGAAGAGAACGGTCCGGATGCCGATGATGTGGAGACGTCGGCCAGAGAAGCAGACGTTGCCGATCAGAAGAAAAAGTTTTTGGTCGGGGCTTTTTTTACTCTTCCCCTTTTTATTCTTTCCATGGGAAGGGATTTTGATCTTATGGGTGCATGGAGCCATGGGGTCTGGGTAAATTATTTTCTCTGGTTTCTGGCAACGCCGGTGATGTTCTATACGGGGCTGGATTACTTCCGGGGCGGCTGGCAGAGCCTGAAAAATAAGAGCGCCAACATGGATGTTCTGGTCAGTATGGGTACTTCCGTTGCCTATGGATATTCTGTGTGCGTGATTCTCTTTTCCAGCCTTGATGGGCACGTTTATTTTGAAACGGCTGCTGTTATTATTACCCTTATTAAGTTCGGCAAGCTCCTTGAGTCCAGAACCCGGGGCAAAAGTGGCGAAGCCATCCGTAAGCTGATGGATCTGTCGCCGAAAATGGCCATACGGTTGGAAAAAGGCCGGGAAGTGGAAGTGGCTGTTTCTGCAATCCGTAAAGGAGACAGGCTGGTATTGCGGCCGGGCAGTCTTGTTCCTGTGGATGGCATTGTGGAGGAAGGGTTGAGTTCGGTGGATGAGGCCATGCTTACGGGCGAATCCATTCCTGTGGATAAAAAGCCGGGAGACGGTCTGACGGGCGGAACCGTTAATCATGATGGACATCTTGTCTTCATTGCGGAACGGGTAGGTGCGGAAACGGTGCTTGCAGGCATTATCCGTATGGTGCGGGAGGCGCAGGGCAGCCGCACAAGGGTGCAGGCCCTTGCGGACAGGGTGGCGGCAGTCTTTGTTCCTGCGGTGGTGATGGTAGCGCTGTTCACCTTTGCCGTATGGTGGCTGGCTTCGGGAGATGGTGTGGAAGCCATGGTGCGTCTGGTTGCCGTTCTTGTCATTGCCTGTCCCTGTGCCCTGGGTCTGGCAACACCCACGGCGGTTATGGCAGGAACGGGCAGGGCTGCAGAAAATGGTATTTTGTTCAAAAACGGCATGGCCCTTGAAGATGCGGCAGAAGTTCAGACGGTGGTTTTTGATAAAACCGGTACGCTGACCTACGGTAAGCCTGAGGTGACGGACATTCTTTCTGTGTCGGAGGAAATGTCGGAAGACGATATCCTTGCACTGGCTGCTGCGGTGGAGAAGGGATCGGAGCATCCTGTGGGACGGGCTGTCGTTAATAGGGCAGAAAAGCAAGGGCTTTCTTTTCCGGATGTTTCGGCTTTTACCAGTGTGGGAGGGGCCGGGGTGAAAGCTGTGGCAGCAGGCCGGTCCGCAGCCATAGGCCGTCCGGACTGGCTCCGGGATACGGGGGTGAGTACGGAATCCGGAACAGAGGCAATAAAGGAACTGAGGAAAGCGGGAAAAACCGTACTGGGACTGGCTGTGGAAGGGCGTCTTGCAGGGTTGATTGCTGTGGCGGATACTCCACGACCGGAAGCGCCTTCTGTTATTTCTGGCTTGAAGGCCATGGGGATGCATACGGTTCTCATGACAGGCGATACCCCGGAAAGTGCGGGAGCTGTTGCCGCTTTCTGCGGTATAGGGGAAGTGCTGTCCGAGGTGCGCCCCGAAGGAAAAGCCGGGGCCATAAAGCTCCTTCAGGCAGGAGGGAGGCGGGTTGCCATGGTGGGAGACGGCATCAATGATGCACCTGCACTGGCCGCTGCCGATCTGGGCATTGCCATGGGATCCGGAACGGATGTGGCCATGGAGACTGGAGATGTGGTTCTGGCCGGAGGGCGACTGTCTCAGGTCCCCATGGTTTTCAGAATAGGCAGGGCCAGCCTTCGTGTGATCAGGCAGAATCTTTTCTGGGCCTTCTGTTATAATGTACTGCTCATTCCCATTGCGGCAGGTGTGCTGGCTTCCTTTACTCTTCTTCCTATGATGCTGCGGCATCTGGATCCCATGGCCGCAGCGCTGGCCATGGCCCTGAGCAGCCTTACGGTGGTGAATAATTCTCTGCGTCTTTATCGTTCCCGAAGTTTGATCCGCTGA
- a CDS encoding N-acyl homoserine lactonase family protein — protein sequence MSWQIHILANGRFSIRFRTQWGGDLLPSMENIPSSIFLAYSASGLVLVDTGFDPEDVGGHGSFAAQKRTESLEELLKSLGLVPEDVGDVIMTHLHWDHTAGMRLFPHARFHVQADAFRAFLCLKPNEETYYRPQHWLPLLDRMVLIEGDKEIVPGIRVRRTGGHCAGHQVVLVETEEGTLALAGDLPFDYSGLWSSLPADFWEDYRRCKGEKTGWSDEQWKRLRAFMKKNKLMDAPCGTREVSFSRLRRGCARILLTHDPGPFILTVKSGNSRPDSGKGSRRMLP from the coding sequence GTGAGCTGGCAGATACATATTTTGGCTAATGGCCGCTTTTCCATACGTTTTCGTACTCAATGGGGGGGGGATCTTCTGCCTTCCATGGAAAATATCCCCAGCAGTATTTTTCTTGCGTATTCTGCATCGGGGCTGGTTCTGGTGGATACGGGTTTTGACCCTGAAGATGTAGGCGGTCATGGATCTTTCGCGGCACAGAAAAGAACCGAATCTCTGGAGGAGTTGCTGAAAAGTCTGGGCCTTGTGCCGGAAGATGTCGGTGATGTGATCATGACCCATCTGCACTGGGATCATACGGCAGGGATGCGGCTTTTCCCCCATGCCCGTTTCCATGTTCAGGCCGATGCCTTCCGGGCTTTTTTATGTCTGAAGCCCAATGAAGAAACTTATTACCGGCCTCAACACTGGCTTCCACTGCTGGATCGCATGGTGCTCATCGAAGGAGACAAAGAAATTGTACCGGGGATTCGGGTGCGGCGTACGGGAGGGCACTGCGCGGGGCATCAGGTCGTTCTCGTGGAAACGGAGGAGGGAACCCTTGCTCTGGCGGGAGATCTGCCCTTTGACTATTCCGGTCTCTGGTCGTCACTGCCTGCAGATTTTTGGGAGGATTACCGTAGGTGCAAAGGGGAAAAAACAGGGTGGTCTGATGAACAGTGGAAAAGATTGCGGGCTTTTATGAAAAAAAACAAATTAATGGATGCGCCATGCGGAACAAGGGAAGTGAGTTTTTCGCGATTGCGCAGGGGGTGTGCCCGGATACTGCTGACCCATGATCCGGGGCCCTTTATCCTGACAGTGAAGAGCGGAAACAGCCGGCCTGACAGCGGCAAGGGCAGCAGAAGGATGCTGCCCTGA
- a CDS encoding amidophosphoribosyltransferase has translation MGGVFGVARKTDCVGDLFYGTDYLSHLGTRRGGMAVAGPSGFTRKIHNLESSYFRTQFEPDLGLFSGNMGIGVISDTDAQPMVFSSHLGRFALVTVGKITNIDTLAQKAHSTRYAFSESSAGKINPTEIVAMLISAEESFESGILAVQEKLKGSCTFILMTEKGIYGCRDLLGRTPLILGQRDGGYAFSSESSAFVNLGYEPVRDLGPGEAIFISPTGWEDRIPAKEPMQVCSFLWVYYGYPSSSYEGINVEAFRYRCGAAMAAKDTVPADFAAGIPDSGIGHAVGYANARGIPYQRPIVKYTPTWPRSFMPQNQKTRSLVARMKLIPNRSLIEGKSMVLMDDSIVRGTQLADNARVLCAYGARHVHMRVACPALIFPCEFLNFSSSRSSLELIGRKAILALEGDEAMDLHRYANAADPKNKAMTAWIQQRMELTSLQFQALEDLVTAIGLPKEKLCTHCWDGSGFGF, from the coding sequence ATGGGGGGCGTGTTCGGCGTGGCCCGGAAGACAGATTGTGTGGGAGACCTTTTTTACGGAACAGACTACCTTTCCCATCTCGGCACCCGGCGGGGCGGCATGGCCGTAGCCGGGCCATCGGGATTTACCCGCAAAATCCACAATCTGGAATCAAGCTATTTCCGTACCCAGTTTGAACCGGATCTAGGTCTTTTTTCCGGCAATATGGGAATCGGAGTCATCAGCGATACGGATGCCCAACCCATGGTCTTTTCATCTCACTTGGGACGTTTTGCCCTTGTAACCGTTGGGAAAATAACCAACATTGACACCCTTGCCCAGAAAGCCCATTCAACCCGCTATGCCTTCAGTGAGTCTTCCGCCGGCAAAATCAATCCCACAGAAATTGTGGCTATGCTCATCAGTGCGGAAGAATCCTTTGAGTCGGGAATTCTGGCCGTACAGGAAAAACTCAAGGGTTCCTGCACCTTTATCCTGATGACGGAAAAGGGCATTTACGGCTGCAGGGATCTTCTTGGCAGAACGCCACTCATCCTCGGCCAGAGAGATGGTGGTTATGCTTTTTCTTCCGAATCCAGTGCTTTTGTAAATCTTGGCTATGAACCAGTCAGGGATCTCGGACCGGGAGAAGCGATTTTCATCAGTCCGACAGGCTGGGAAGATCGTATTCCTGCAAAGGAGCCCATGCAGGTTTGCTCTTTCCTCTGGGTCTACTACGGCTACCCTTCTTCCAGTTACGAAGGCATCAACGTGGAAGCATTCCGCTACCGCTGTGGCGCAGCCATGGCTGCAAAAGATACGGTTCCGGCAGACTTTGCAGCCGGCATTCCGGATTCCGGCATCGGTCATGCCGTAGGCTATGCCAATGCCCGAGGGATTCCCTACCAGCGCCCCATTGTCAAGTATACCCCCACATGGCCGAGAAGCTTCATGCCCCAGAACCAGAAAACCCGTTCTTTGGTCGCCCGCATGAAACTGATCCCCAATCGCAGCCTGATCGAAGGAAAATCCATGGTTCTCATGGATGATTCCATCGTCCGGGGAACCCAGCTCGCCGACAATGCACGGGTACTCTGTGCCTATGGTGCCCGCCATGTTCACATGAGAGTGGCCTGCCCCGCACTGATATTCCCCTGCGAGTTTCTTAATTTCTCCAGCTCGCGCTCTTCCCTGGAACTCATCGGGCGTAAAGCCATACTCGCCCTTGAAGGGGATGAAGCCATGGATCTTCATCGATACGCAAATGCCGCTGATCCAAAAAACAAAGCAATGACAGCATGGATTCAACAACGGATGGAACTGACTTCTTTACAGTTTCAGGCTTTGGAAGATCTGGTGACAGCCATCGGCCTACCCAAAGAAAAACTCTGCACCCACTGCTGGGACGGATCAGGTTTCGGCTTTTAA